In Streptococcus porcinus, the genomic window TTAAACAAAAGGAGATTATTATGACAAAGAAACCTACTCAAACAATTGCTTACGCATCAATATTAGTTGCATTTGGAATACTGATTCCTATGATTATGCCTGTTAAAATTGTAATTGGTCCAGCTTCCTACACTCTAGCGAGCCATGTTCCTCTTTTTATCGCCACATTTATTTCTCTACCAGTGGGTTTATTTGTTGCACTCGGAACAACACTAGGATTCTTTTTAGCCGGTTTTCCAATTGTTATCGTTATGAGAGCACTCTCACATCTTATTTTTGTAGCAGTAGCCGCTCTCTATCTAAGTAAGAAGCCCACAACCTTACAGAGTCCCCTTAAAGCTTTACCTTTTGCGATAGTGATTAATATCATCCATGGAGCTGCAGAATTTTTGGTTGTTCTTTTAATGACAATGACTGCTCATACAGAACTTTCTTATATCTGGTCCATATTAGGGCTTGTTGGGCTAGGAACTGTTATTCATGGGTTAGTTGATTTTTATTTAGCCTATTGGATTTGGAATCGCTTAGCACATAAATAAAGGCTAGGGAAATTATCTTAATATTAATCGTCAAGTCCTTGTTGCAAGGGCTTGCATTTTTTTGGGAAATTGGTATACTAGAAAAAGAATTGTGAAGACTATAACAAAAGAGGTAACCATGAAGAGTCCAGAAGAGATTATCCAAACTACGATTGCTATTGGCCAGCACAAAGTTGAAAAGCCTTTTCTTGCAAAAGCTATCTTAGGTTTTATTGGAGGAGCTATGATTAGCCTTGGCTACCTCTTATATGTCCGAATTGCTGCCAGTGGCTTAGAAACTTTCGGTGCTTTTTCAAGTATTTTAGGGGCATGTGCCTTTCCTATAGGGTTAATTATTATCCTGATGGCCGGTGGTGAATTAATTACTGGAAACATGATGGCTGTATCGGCTAGCTTTTTTGCCCAAAAAATCCCCTTTAAAAAGCTCCTACATAATTGGTTAATCATAACTCTTTTTAATCTAATTGGCGCTATTTTTGTTGCCTACGTTTTTGGTCATTTTCTCGGCTTAACCTCAAGTGGAGTCTTTAAAGAAGAAGTTATTCACGTCGCACAAGCAAAGATTATGGCCAGTCCCTTACAAGCCTTTGTATCTGGTATTGGCTGTAACTGGTTTGTCGGACTTGCCCTATGGTTAAACTATGGTGCTAGTGATGCCAGCGGTAAATTGCTAGGTATTTGGTTTCCAGTGATGACTTTTGTTGCTTTAGGCTTTCAGCATAGTGTGGCTAATGCCTTTATTATACCTGCAGCTATATTTGAAAATGGGGCAACTTGGTTAGCATTTTTACAAAACTTCACCTTGGTTTATGCAGGTAACATTGTAGGTGGTGCAGTCTTTGTCAGTCTCTTCTATTACAAAGCATTTTACCACCACTAGTATTATAAAATAGAAAAAAATCCTGACTGAGAACTTCATTCTCAGTTTTCTTTTTATATTTTATGATAAAATAGAATGCGAAGTTTAAAAGGGGGTATTGTCATCAAAAAAGAGTCAAAATTATTAGTTGTTGTTAAGAGAAAAGCAAGTATACCTCGCCGGATAAACCTTTTATTTTCTATTATTGTCTTTCTTTTTGTGGTTTTAATCTTGCGCCTAGCACAAATGCAAATTCAAGATAAGGCTTTTTATGATGCAAAGCTTAAGTCCTCAACCGTTTATAAAGTTAAAAGTTCAACACCACGGGGAATGATTTTTGACCAAAAAGGAAAATTGTTGGTTGGTAATGAAATAAAAGAAGTTATTTCATTTACAAGAAATCCTGATGCTTCGGCAAATGACCTAAGAACATTAGCTAAAAACTTAGCTGATTATGTAAGGTATAATGATGTTAAAGTTAGTCTACGTGCTAAGAAGGATTACTATCTAGCTGATCCTAAGGTTTATGCTAAAGTGGTTAAAAAATTACCTAAGAATAAAAAAGTTGATGCTTACGGTAACAGCTTGACTGAAAGAAAAATCTATCAACATGCTTTAGCTTCTGTCACCAAAGATGAACTTAATTATTCTTCGGAGGAAGAAAAAGTTATTTCTATTTTTAACCAAATGAACGCGGTAGCCAGTTTTAATACGATAACTCTAAGAACCGCAGATTTAACAGATCAAGAAATAGCTTATCTGGTAGCCAATAAAGCAAAACTACCAGGGATTTCCGTGACAACTGATTGGAACCGCAAAGTGGAAGATGTTAGCTTGAATTCAATTATTGGGAAGGTATCCAGTCGAGAAGCAGGTCTGCCTCAAGAAGAAGCAGCAGAATATATAAAAAAGGGTTATGCTCTGAACGACCGGGTAGGAACCTCCTATCTTGAACGACAATATGAAAATCAATTACAAGGTCAACATGAAGTTCGGGAAATAAAAACAAATAAATCAGGAAAAATTGTCTCCGATAAAATCACTCATAAAGGTGAAAATGGGAAAAACTTGAAATTGACTATTGCAACAGATTTTCAAGATGGTGTCGATAAAATTATAAGAAAATATTTTGAATCAGAAATTGCCGAAGGCAAAGCTAAGTATTCAGAAGGAGCTTATGCTGTTGCTATGAATCCTAAGACTGGTGCTGTTCTGGCAATGTCAGGACTTTCTCAAGACTTGGAAACGGGTCAATTGGAAAAGAATGCTCTAGGAACTATTACTAACGTCTTTACTCCAGGTTCGGTAGTCAAAGGAGCTACCTTAGCAGCTGGTTGGCAAACAGGAGTTATTACTGGGAATCAAATTTTAACGGATCAGCCAATTCAGTTTGGAAATTCTAAACCAATAAATTCTTGGTTTACTTTTGGTCAACAAAATATCTCAGCTATTCAAGCTTTGGAGTATTCCTCAAATACTTATATGGTGCAGATTGCTCTGAAAATGATGGGACAAGATTATCATGTTGGAATGTCCTTAACAAGTGATGGCATGAAAAAAACAATGGAGGAACTGCGCAAAGCTTATGCTAGTTTTGGCTTAGGGGCACCTACTGGTATTGATCTACCTGGTGAATCTACCGGTTATGTGGCTGGCAAATATACTGTTTCAAATGTTATCACAGAAGCGTTTGGACAGTTTGATAACTATACTGCGATGCAATTAGCACAGTATGTTTCGACAATTGCAAATGGAGGTAAGAGAGTAGCACCTCATTTGGTTGAAGGTGTTTATCACAATGATGGTAGTAAGGGACTTGGTCAACTTGAGAAGACAATTGCAACTAAAGAGTTGAATCAGGTTCAACTAAACCATGAGCAGTTGGCGATAATTCAGGATGGTTTTTATCAAGTTGTAAATAGTGGTAGTCCCTATGCTACTGGTAAAGGCATGGCTGGCTCATCTGTTACTATTAGTGGTAAAACGGGAACTGCTGAAACGTATGCTAAAGATAAGAATGGCAATACCGTAGCTACTTTTAATCTCAATGTTGTTGCTTATGGACCTAGTCAGGAGCCGCAGATTGCAGTAGCCATTATGTATCCACATGCTAGCGACGCTCTAGCTAAAGCTCATCAATATATGGCAAGAGATATTATTAATTTATACCTATCAATGAATGTAAAATCATAAAGGAGATCAGAGTGTTATACCCAACGCCTATAGCGAAATTAATTGAGTCTTATTCAAAATTACCAGGTATTGGAGTTAAAACAGCTACAAGGCTAGCTTTTTATACTATCAGTATGAGTGATGATGATGTGAATGACTTTGCTAAAAATCTATTAGCGGCCAAACGTGAATTAACCTACTGTTCTATTTGTGGTAATTTAACGGATGAGGATCCATGTTCTATTTGTATGGACCCAAGCCGAGACAAGAGTCAAATTTTGGTGGTTGAAGAGTCCAAAGATGTTTCTGCAATGGAGAAAATTCAAGAGTATCATGGCTACTATCATGTTTTACACGGCTTGATTTCTCCCATGAATGGGGTTGGTCCAGATGATATCAATCTGAAAGCATTAATTACTCGTCTTATGGATAGCGATGTTCAGGAAGTGATTATTGCAACCAGTGCCACTGCAGATGGAGAAGCAACCTCAATGTATATTTCAAGAATTCTAAAGCCTGCAGGAATTAAGGTTACTAGGCTAGCTAGGGGTTGGCAGTAGGCTCAGATATTGAATATGCAGATGAAGTAACTCTTTTGAGGGCTATTGAAAATCGGACAGAGTTATAAAATAGAAAAGAAAAGGTAGTTCAAGTAGGAACTCCTTTCTTTTTATTTTGAACGATTTGCTTTTGAAATGCTTTCAAATTTTTGTTATAATTAATAGAAATTTAATTCAGATAGGAAAAAGAAAATGTCCAAACAAACACTTGTCTTGTTATACGGTGGCCGTTCTGCAGAGCGTGAAGTTTCAGTTTTATCAGCAGAAAGTGTGATGAGAGCCGTTAATTATGACCGCTTCTTCGTCAAAACTTATTTCATTTCGCAGTCTGGTGATTTTTATAAAACTCAAGAATGGAATCAAAAACCAGCCGAAACTGAAAAATTAATGACCAATCAAACGATTGTTGCAGATGCTCAAGTTAAAGCAAGTGATATTTATGAAGAAGGAGCAGTTGTCTTTCCTATACTGCATGGGCCAATGGGAGAAGATGGCTCTATCCAAGGTTTTCTAGAAGTTCTTAAAATGCCCTATGTTGGAACAAATATTTTATCTTCAAGTGTTGCCATGGATAAAATTACAACTAAGCGAGTTTTAGAATCTGCGGGAGTGCCTCAGGTTGCTTATAATGTTTTTATTGAAGGCAATTCCTTAGAAGAATGTATCCAGGAAACACTGACCAAATTAAGCTTTCCTATGTTTGTAAAACCGGCGAATATGGGTTCATCAGTGGGGATTTCAAAAGCTGATTCTGAAACTGAGTTGAGAGAGGCTATTCAATTAGCCTTACAATACGATAGTCGCATTTTAATTGAGCAAGGAGTTGATGCGCGTGAGATTGAAGTTGGCCTTTTAGGCAATACTGATATTGCATCAACACTTCCCGGTGAAGTGGTTAAGGAAGTAGCTTTTTACGATTATCAGGCTAAATATATTGATAATAAAATTACAATGGCAATTCCAGCAGAGCTTGAGACAGACCTTGCTAACAAAATGCGCATCTATGCAGAAAATGCTTTTAAAGCTCTAGGATGCTGTGGGTTGTCCCGTTGTGATTTCTTTTTAACAAAAGATGGCTTTATCTATTTAAATGAGTTGAATACTATGCCAGGATTTACACAATGGTCCATGTATCCTTTGCTATGGGAGAATATGGGACTTTCGTATCCTGAACTTATTGAAAGGTTAGTTATTTTAGCGATTGAGATGTTTGAAAAGCGTGAAAGTCATTTAATTTAATACTCAAAAGAACAAAGTGATGATAACACTCTGTTCTTTTATTTTAACATCATTTTTGTAAGGCAGGTACTAGTAATATGAGAGCCTATAATCCTCAGTGGTAGTATTCAAGGGCTTGCAATTATAAGCCTGTACTTAAACTATGATCTGAAAATAAAATTGAAGTAAAAGAAGATAGAAAATGAAGGTCCTAATTAAAATAAAGATAATTGTTTAGTTTATTAGAAGTTTTAATTCAACTGCTAGTAAAAAATAATAGTATATATTTTAGCAATTTAAAATATCATAATTTTCTTTGTAAAAAGTGGTATAATGGGTGTGAGAATTTTTTTGTTACTGTAAAAAAGAAGGAAATATTATGAAATTATCATTGTATGAAGTTGCAAAGGTCGTGGAGGCTCAGAATATTATTTCTGAATTTGATGATGTTCCCCTGAAACAAATCGAATTTGATAGCCGTAAAATTGAAAAAGGGGATCTTTTCCTACCTTTAAAAGGGGAGAGAGATGGTCATGATTTTATAGATAAGGCTTTTGAGAGTGGAGCAGTCGCTACATTTTCCGAAAAAGAGATTAGTGGACATCCCTATCTTCTTGTTAAGGATTGTTTGAAAGCATTTCAAAAGCTTGCTAAGTACTATATCGAAAAAATGCGTTTAGATGTTATTGCTGTTACGGGGTCAAATGGAAAAACTTCTACCAAGGATATGATTGAGGCTGTACTAGCAACAACCTACAAAACCTATAAGACCCAAGGAAACTACAATAACGAAATTGGTTTGCCTTATACGGTTCTTCATATGCCCGATGATACTGAAAAAATTGTTCTTGAAATGGGTCAAGATCATCTGGGAGATATTCATCTTCTTTCAGAAATTGCCCAGCCCCATATTGCTGTTGTAACTTTAATTGGTGAAGCTCATTTAGAATTCTTTGGTAGCCGAGAAAAAATAGCTCAAGGGAAAATGCAAATTACTGATGGCATGAATTCTCATGGCATTTTGATTGCACCGGGAGACCCTATTATTGATCCTTATTTACCTGAAAACCAAATGGTTATCCGCTTTGGTGAAAATCAAGAAATTTTTGTCAAATCGATTGAGGAAAGTAAAAACAGCCTATCATTCACAACGAATGTTTTGAATCAAGCTCTTACTTTGCCATTATCAGGTAAGTATAACGCAACAAATGCTATGCTTGCTGCTTATGTTGGGAAGCTCTTAGCTGTTGCTGATGAAGATATTATTGAAGCTTTAGAACATGTGCAACTGACACGCAACAGAACAGAGTGGAAGAAAGCTAGCAATGGAGCGGATATATTATCAGACGTCTATAATGCAAATCCTACTGCCATGCGTCTTATCTTAGAAACCTTTACACAGATTGCACCGAATCAAGATGGCCAAAAAATTGCCTTATTGGCAGATATGAAAGAATTAGGACCGAGTTCAGTTGACTTACATTGCCAATTAATAGAGGCATTGAATCCAGATGACATTAATCATTTAATTTTTTATGGTAAGGATATTGAAGCTTTAGCACAGTTAGCTAGTCAATTGTATCCAATCGGAAAAGTCTTCTTCTTTAGAAAGACCGACACGGAAGATCAGTTTGAAGACTTATGTCATCATGTTCAAGAAATACTTGGGGCTAATGATCAGATTTTGGTAAAGGGAAGTCATTCAATGAATTTAGAAGAAGTTGTAAATCGTCTTTTGGCGTAGCAAAGATTCTTAATAAATTTTTTGTTTTTTAATTGCCAATCTAACTTGTCCAAAAGTTATGATTAAGGTATAATTAAAAAATCAAGAAAGGATTTATTATGAATTTTTTTGCCTTAACTCCCACGGAACTGCCACGTATTAGCTTGCAATTTTATCTTTTATGTTTGGTGTTGGTTCCTGTTCTAATCTATTTAACATTAAACTATTATCAAAAAAAGGGATTTCGGTATTTTTTCCTAGCCCTCCAATTATTTCAACTCATAACTTTTTATGGTTGGTATATCCTAAAAGGCTTCCCTCCGGCTGAAGCTTTGCCTTTATATCATTGTCGTATCGGCATGCTAGCTATTTTTTTGTTTCCAAACAAAACTAAGCTTAAGCAATTGATGATGTTATTGGGAATAGGCGGATCAATTCTTGCCTTATTTTCCCCTGATTTATATCCTTATCCTCTCACTCATGTGACTAACTTTGCATTTTATATAGGTCATTATGCCTTACTAGTCAATGCGCTTATATACCTACTTCAGTATTATGATAGGGATTTGTCGTCGTCTACGTTCTCTCTCACTTTCTTAGCGACTCTCCACTTTTCATTAATAACCGTCAACATTTTAACTGGTGGTAATTATGGCTTTGTTATGGAATTGCCTCTGCTACATAGTCGTCATCTAGTAGGGAATTTTTGCTTACTAACACTAGGTTTATGGATGTTAGCGAGACTAGTAGAATTAGTGTATGTCCGTTACTGCTTAAAAGAAGAAGCATTTGCTCCTTTGGTAAAAGGATAGTCATTGCTAAAGCATTTAAAATCCGATATAATAAAGAAGTTGTCGATAATCCGGCACTTTTTTACTTTAAATATTGAGGAGTACCCAATGTAGCATTACTTGGAAATGATACAATTGTTATCAACATAAATAATAAATATAGTACAATTAAAAAGAACTGTAATTAACTAAGGAAGACCTATGTCAATACAAGAAGAAATAAAAAAAAGACGAACTTTTGCTATCATTAGTCACCCAGATGCTGGTAAAACAACAATCACTGAGCAATTACTCTATTTTGGTGGCGAAATCCGTGAAGCTGGGACTGTAAAAGGGAAAAAAACGGGAACATTTGCAAAATCAGACTGGATGGATATTGAAAAACAAAGAGGAATCTCAGTAACATCATCTGTTATGCAATTTGATTATGCAGGTAAGCGTGTTAATATTTTGGATACGCCGGGGCATGAAGACTTTTCTGAAGATACGTACAGGACCTTGATGGCTGTTGATGCGGCTGTTATGGTAGTTGATTCTGCCAAAGGTATTGAAGCACAAACTAAAAAATTATTTGAAGTTGTGAAACATCGTGGTATACCGGTCTTTACGTTTATCAATAAGCTTGACCGTGATGGTCGTGAACCTCTTGAACTGTTAGAAGAATTAGAGGAGGTTCTTGGAATTGCTTCTTATCCTATGAATTGGCCAATTGGTATGGGAAGAGCTTTTGAAGGTCTTTACGATTTGCACAATCAACGTTTAGAACTTTATAAAGGGGAACAACGGTTTGCAGACTTAGAAGAAGGGGCTAAACTTTTTGCTAACAATCCCTTCTATGAACAATCTCTTGAAGATATCGAGTTACTCCAAGAAGCTGGAAATGAATTTTCGGCAGCTGCCATATTGGCTGGTACATTAACTCCGGTTTTCTTTGGCTCAGCTTTGACAAATTTTGGTGTTCAAACTTTTCTTGATACATTCTTGGAGTTTGCTCCTGAGCCACATGGCCATAAAACAACAGATG contains:
- a CDS encoding formate/nitrite transporter family protein — protein: MKSPEEIIQTTIAIGQHKVEKPFLAKAILGFIGGAMISLGYLLYVRIAASGLETFGAFSSILGACAFPIGLIIILMAGGELITGNMMAVSASFFAQKIPFKKLLHNWLIITLFNLIGAIFVAYVFGHFLGLTSSGVFKEEVIHVAQAKIMASPLQAFVSGIGCNWFVGLALWLNYGASDASGKLLGIWFPVMTFVALGFQHSVANAFIIPAAIFENGATWLAFLQNFTLVYAGNIVGGAVFVSLFYYKAFYHH
- the pbp2b gene encoding penicillin-binding protein PBP2B; protein product: MVIKKESKLLVVVKRKASIPRRINLLFSIIVFLFVVLILRLAQMQIQDKAFYDAKLKSSTVYKVKSSTPRGMIFDQKGKLLVGNEIKEVISFTRNPDASANDLRTLAKNLADYVRYNDVKVSLRAKKDYYLADPKVYAKVVKKLPKNKKVDAYGNSLTERKIYQHALASVTKDELNYSSEEEKVISIFNQMNAVASFNTITLRTADLTDQEIAYLVANKAKLPGISVTTDWNRKVEDVSLNSIIGKVSSREAGLPQEEAAEYIKKGYALNDRVGTSYLERQYENQLQGQHEVREIKTNKSGKIVSDKITHKGENGKNLKLTIATDFQDGVDKIIRKYFESEIAEGKAKYSEGAYAVAMNPKTGAVLAMSGLSQDLETGQLEKNALGTITNVFTPGSVVKGATLAAGWQTGVITGNQILTDQPIQFGNSKPINSWFTFGQQNISAIQALEYSSNTYMVQIALKMMGQDYHVGMSLTSDGMKKTMEELRKAYASFGLGAPTGIDLPGESTGYVAGKYTVSNVITEAFGQFDNYTAMQLAQYVSTIANGGKRVAPHLVEGVYHNDGSKGLGQLEKTIATKELNQVQLNHEQLAIIQDGFYQVVNSGSPYATGKGMAGSSVTISGKTGTAETYAKDKNGNTVATFNLNVVAYGPSQEPQIAVAIMYPHASDALAKAHQYMARDIINLYLSMNVKS
- a CDS encoding D-alanine--D-alanine ligase, yielding MSKQTLVLLYGGRSAEREVSVLSAESVMRAVNYDRFFVKTYFISQSGDFYKTQEWNQKPAETEKLMTNQTIVADAQVKASDIYEEGAVVFPILHGPMGEDGSIQGFLEVLKMPYVGTNILSSSVAMDKITTKRVLESAGVPQVAYNVFIEGNSLEECIQETLTKLSFPMFVKPANMGSSVGISKADSETELREAIQLALQYDSRILIEQGVDAREIEVGLLGNTDIASTLPGEVVKEVAFYDYQAKYIDNKITMAIPAELETDLANKMRIYAENAFKALGCCGLSRCDFFLTKDGFIYLNELNTMPGFTQWSMYPLLWENMGLSYPELIERLVILAIEMFEKRESHLI
- a CDS encoding UDP-N-acetylmuramoyl-tripeptide--D-alanyl-D-alanine ligase; this translates as MKLSLYEVAKVVEAQNIISEFDDVPLKQIEFDSRKIEKGDLFLPLKGERDGHDFIDKAFESGAVATFSEKEISGHPYLLVKDCLKAFQKLAKYYIEKMRLDVIAVTGSNGKTSTKDMIEAVLATTYKTYKTQGNYNNEIGLPYTVLHMPDDTEKIVLEMGQDHLGDIHLLSEIAQPHIAVVTLIGEAHLEFFGSREKIAQGKMQITDGMNSHGILIAPGDPIIDPYLPENQMVIRFGENQEIFVKSIEESKNSLSFTTNVLNQALTLPLSGKYNATNAMLAAYVGKLLAVADEDIIEALEHVQLTRNRTEWKKASNGADILSDVYNANPTAMRLILETFTQIAPNQDGQKIALLADMKELGPSSVDLHCQLIEALNPDDINHLIFYGKDIEALAQLASQLYPIGKVFFFRKTDTEDQFEDLCHHVQEILGANDQILVKGSHSMNLEEVVNRLLA
- a CDS encoding TMEM164-related integral membrane acyltransferase produces the protein MNFFALTPTELPRISLQFYLLCLVLVPVLIYLTLNYYQKKGFRYFFLALQLFQLITFYGWYILKGFPPAEALPLYHCRIGMLAIFLFPNKTKLKQLMMLLGIGGSILALFSPDLYPYPLTHVTNFAFYIGHYALLVNALIYLLQYYDRDLSSSTFSLTFLATLHFSLITVNILTGGNYGFVMELPLLHSRHLVGNFCLLTLGLWMLARLVELVYVRYCLKEEAFAPLVKG
- a CDS encoding peptide chain release factor 3, translated to MSIQEEIKKRRTFAIISHPDAGKTTITEQLLYFGGEIREAGTVKGKKTGTFAKSDWMDIEKQRGISVTSSVMQFDYAGKRVNILDTPGHEDFSEDTYRTLMAVDAAVMVVDSAKGIEAQTKKLFEVVKHRGIPVFTFINKLDRDGREPLELLEELEEVLGIASYPMNWPIGMGRAFEGLYDLHNQRLELYKGEQRFADLEEGAKLFANNPFYEQSLEDIELLQEAGNEFSAAAILAGTLTPVFFGSALTNFGVQTFLDTFLEFAPEPHGHKTTDEKVIDPLDKDFSGFVFKIQANMDPRHRDRIAFVRIVSGEFVKGMGVNLSRTGKSVKLSNVTQFMAESRENVQNAVAGDIIGVYDTGTYQVGDTLTVGKNKFEFEPLPTFTPEIFMKVSAKNVMKQKSFHKGMEQLVQEGAIQLYKNYQTGEYMLGAVGQLQFEVFKHRMEGEYNAEVIMTPMGKKTVRWIKEEDLDQRMSSSRNILAKDRFDQPVFLFENDFALRWFADKYPDVQLEEKM